In one Juglans regia cultivar Chandler chromosome 11, Walnut 2.0, whole genome shotgun sequence genomic region, the following are encoded:
- the LOC108979684 gene encoding transcription factor bHLH146-like, with product MERQMRTKRRIYSLEPNEKVRAVFTRRYVDHLVPALLKINQKILSDENDNQPKDRLEKLVRHEVDMAMVLSAEEFAWSRALKLKLQTNDDHHDAGGFTNSSSFHHLTSSNSHYTCRQNNGKISLPVSNALIPKKFSQNPNYSKPELKKLITRSNRRSVILRKKDGSEEQKISSSQLKNLRNLLPGGNEMDADDELLKEVGSYITCLELQVNALRFLVENTS from the coding sequence ATGGAGAGGCAAATGCGAACAAAGAGACGCATTTATTCCCTTGAACCAAACGAAAAAGTACGCGCCGTGTTTACAAGAAGATATGTGGATCACTTAGTGCCAGCTTTATTGAAGATCAACCAAAAGATTCTATCAGATGAAAATGATAATCAACCAAAGGATAGGTTGGAGAAACTTGTTCGACATGAAGTGGACATGGCAATGGTACTGTCTGCTGAGGAGTTTGCATGGAGTCGTGCCTTGAAACTAAAGCTTCAAACAAATGATGATCATCACGATGCAGGTGGATTCACGAACTCTTCCAGCTTTCATCATCTTACATCTTCCAACAGTCATTACACTTGTAGGCAAAATAATGGTAAGATTTCACTACCTGTTTCTAATGCGTTGATCCCaaagaaattttctcaaaaccctaattataGTAAGCCAGAACTTAAGAAGCTGATCACTAGGAGTAATAGGAGATCAGTAATACTGAGAAAAAAAGATGGAAGTGAAGAGCAGAAGATCAGTAGCAGCCAGTTGAAGAATCTTAGAAATCTTTTACCAGGGGGAAATGAGATGGATGCTGATGATGAGTTGCTCAAAGAAGTGGGAAGTTATATAACCTGTCTTGAGTTGCAGGTGAATGCTCTTCGGTTTCTAGTGGAAAATACAAgctaa